One stretch of Daphnia pulicaria isolate SC F1-1A chromosome 8, SC_F0-13Bv2, whole genome shotgun sequence DNA includes these proteins:
- the LOC124311187 gene encoding PDZ domain-containing protein 7-like isoform X1, producing MSATETRNICYTAGGLREKGGPLASGRPPTLGPRESCETWCQSFCTGSAAETTTMSDEEESQELVMIAEKARSLLNRNERQVLSHCCHSYLSGRMGVHHFVDALLRLLPTPDKATFLVELRELVRDEDHDEYDYRVFTVPNRPFRSVQFQSANSLDYEQSTECLLQVERGAVAPLLSGDGATGDHHYHHHPFYHNYQLLSQGNSPNCSPDIRESIRAAKSLQAMDFDSPCDVIGTTIQPVPLAASAQPFRGGLKETNIIPMMTIDLKTAFPTSSSSSAFKPLAATSNHVTKESFGGQKNVAAPTTTVPKQWPTNKTTTAEAPPAPAAGRRTGCRLPVSDDEPTEVVIRKSKKILGVAIEGGINTRHPLPRIITIDGKGTAFEAAGLRIGQTIISVDGRPMQGLTHEEAARIIANSYADRSVPELKLLMSPSTFRPNANYQPEN from the exons GAAACATCTGTTACACGGCGGGCGGATTGCGGGAGAAAGGGGGCCCTCTAGCGAGCGGCCGGCCGCCCACACTCGGGCCCCGGGAGTCGTGCGAGACGTGGTGCCAGTCGTTTTGCACAGGATCGGCAGCGGAGACGACGACAATGTCGGACGAAGAAGAATCGCAAGAGCTGGTGATGATTGCCGAAAAGGCCCGTTCGCTGCTCAACCGCAACGAACGCCAAGTGCTGAGTCACTGCTGCCATTCGTACCTGTCCGGCCGGATGGGAGTCCACCACTTTGTCGACGCACTACTCCGCCTCCTACCCACTCCCGACAAG GCCACTTTTCTGGTCGAGTTGCGTGAATTGGTGCGTGATGAAGACCACGACGAGTACGACTACAG AGTCTTTACCGTCCCGAACCGGCCCTTCCGCTCCGTCCAGTTCCAGAGCGCTAATAGCCTGGATTATGAGCAATCGACCGAATGTCTTTTGCAGGTCGAGCGAGGAGCCGTCGCCCCGTTGTTGTCCGGCGACGGAGCGACGGGCGATCATcactatcatcatcatcccttCTATCACAACTACCAGCTACTCTCGCAGGGCAATTCACCAAACTGCTCCCCCGACATCAg AGAATCCATTCGAGCGGCAAAGTCGCTACAG GCGATGGACTTTGATTCGCCTTGCGACGTCATCGGCACGACGATCCAGCCCGTGCCGTTGGCCGCCTCCGCCCAACCCTTCCGGGGAGGACTGAAAGAGACCAACATCATCCCCATGATGACAATCGACCTGAAGACAGCCTTCCCCacctcctcttcctcttctgCCTTCAAACCTCTGGCGGCCACTTCCAATCACGTCACGAAG GAATCGTTTGGTGGCCAGAAAAATGTTGCAGCTCCCACTACCACCGTGCCGAAACAATGGCCGACGAATAAAACGACGACAGCAGAAgcaccaccagcaccagcagcggGCCGGcgt ACCGGGTGCCGGTTGCCCGTTTCGGACGACGAACCCACGGAGGTCGTCATtcgaaaatcaaagaaaattttgggCGTGGCGATTGAAGGAGGAATCAACACCCGACATCCACTGCCTCGCATCATCACCATCGAC GGCAAAGGAACGGCGTTCGAAGCTGCGGGACTGCGAATAGGGCAGACCATCATCTCCGTGGACGGAAGGCCGATGCAAG gaTTGACTCACGAGGAAGCGGCCCGCATCATCGCCAATTCTTACGCTGACCGGAGTGTGCCTGAGTTGAAACTGCTGATGAGTCCCAGCACCTTCCGTCCCAATGCCAACTATCAACCAGAGAATTGA
- the LOC124311187 gene encoding PDZ domain-containing protein 7-like isoform X4, whose product MSDEEESQELVMIAEKARSLLNRNERQVLSHCCHSYLSGRMGVHHFVDALLRLLPTPDKATFLVELRELVRDEDHDEYDYRVFTVPNRPFRSVQFQSANSLDYEQSTECLLQVERGAVAPLLSGDGATGDHHYHHHPFYHNYQLLSQGNSPNCSPDIRESIRAAKSLQAMDFDSPCDVIGTTIQPVPLAASAQPFRGGLKETNIIPMMTIDLKTAFPTSSSSSAFKPLAATSNHVTKESFGGQKNVAAPTTTVPKQWPTNKTTTAEAPPAPAAGRRTGCRLPVSDDEPTEVVIRKSKKILGVAIEGGINTRHPLPRIITIDGKGTAFEAAGLRIGQTIISVDGRPMQGLTHEEAARIIANSYADRSVPELKLLMSPSTFRPNANYQPEN is encoded by the exons ATGTCGGACGAAGAAGAATCGCAAGAGCTGGTGATGATTGCCGAAAAGGCCCGTTCGCTGCTCAACCGCAACGAACGCCAAGTGCTGAGTCACTGCTGCCATTCGTACCTGTCCGGCCGGATGGGAGTCCACCACTTTGTCGACGCACTACTCCGCCTCCTACCCACTCCCGACAAG GCCACTTTTCTGGTCGAGTTGCGTGAATTGGTGCGTGATGAAGACCACGACGAGTACGACTACAG AGTCTTTACCGTCCCGAACCGGCCCTTCCGCTCCGTCCAGTTCCAGAGCGCTAATAGCCTGGATTATGAGCAATCGACCGAATGTCTTTTGCAGGTCGAGCGAGGAGCCGTCGCCCCGTTGTTGTCCGGCGACGGAGCGACGGGCGATCATcactatcatcatcatcccttCTATCACAACTACCAGCTACTCTCGCAGGGCAATTCACCAAACTGCTCCCCCGACATCAg AGAATCCATTCGAGCGGCAAAGTCGCTACAG GCGATGGACTTTGATTCGCCTTGCGACGTCATCGGCACGACGATCCAGCCCGTGCCGTTGGCCGCCTCCGCCCAACCCTTCCGGGGAGGACTGAAAGAGACCAACATCATCCCCATGATGACAATCGACCTGAAGACAGCCTTCCCCacctcctcttcctcttctgCCTTCAAACCTCTGGCGGCCACTTCCAATCACGTCACGAAG GAATCGTTTGGTGGCCAGAAAAATGTTGCAGCTCCCACTACCACCGTGCCGAAACAATGGCCGACGAATAAAACGACGACAGCAGAAgcaccaccagcaccagcagcggGCCGGcgt ACCGGGTGCCGGTTGCCCGTTTCGGACGACGAACCCACGGAGGTCGTCATtcgaaaatcaaagaaaattttgggCGTGGCGATTGAAGGAGGAATCAACACCCGACATCCACTGCCTCGCATCATCACCATCGAC GGCAAAGGAACGGCGTTCGAAGCTGCGGGACTGCGAATAGGGCAGACCATCATCTCCGTGGACGGAAGGCCGATGCAAG gaTTGACTCACGAGGAAGCGGCCCGCATCATCGCCAATTCTTACGCTGACCGGAGTGTGCCTGAGTTGAAACTGCTGATGAGTCCCAGCACCTTCCGTCCCAATGCCAACTATCAACCAGAGAATTGA
- the LOC124311187 gene encoding uncharacterized protein LOC124311187 isoform X3 codes for MSATETRNICYTAGGLREKGGPLASGRPPTLGPRESCETWCQSFCTGSAAETTTMSDEEESQELVMIAEKARSLLNRNERQVLSHCCHSYLSGRMGVHHFVDALLRLLPTPDKVERGAVAPLLSGDGATGDHHYHHHPFYHNYQLLSQGNSPNCSPDIRESIRAAKSLQAMDFDSPCDVIGTTIQPVPLAASAQPFRGGLKETNIIPMMTIDLKTAFPTSSSSSAFKPLAATSNHVTKESFGGQKNVAAPTTTVPKQWPTNKTTTAEAPPAPAAGRRTGCRLPVSDDEPTEVVIRKSKKILGVAIEGGINTRHPLPRIITIDGKGTAFEAAGLRIGQTIISVDGRPMQGLTHEEAARIIANSYADRSVPELKLLMSPSTFRPNANYQPEN; via the exons GAAACATCTGTTACACGGCGGGCGGATTGCGGGAGAAAGGGGGCCCTCTAGCGAGCGGCCGGCCGCCCACACTCGGGCCCCGGGAGTCGTGCGAGACGTGGTGCCAGTCGTTTTGCACAGGATCGGCAGCGGAGACGACGACAATGTCGGACGAAGAAGAATCGCAAGAGCTGGTGATGATTGCCGAAAAGGCCCGTTCGCTGCTCAACCGCAACGAACGCCAAGTGCTGAGTCACTGCTGCCATTCGTACCTGTCCGGCCGGATGGGAGTCCACCACTTTGTCGACGCACTACTCCGCCTCCTACCCACTCCCGACAAG GTCGAGCGAGGAGCCGTCGCCCCGTTGTTGTCCGGCGACGGAGCGACGGGCGATCATcactatcatcatcatcccttCTATCACAACTACCAGCTACTCTCGCAGGGCAATTCACCAAACTGCTCCCCCGACATCAg AGAATCCATTCGAGCGGCAAAGTCGCTACAG GCGATGGACTTTGATTCGCCTTGCGACGTCATCGGCACGACGATCCAGCCCGTGCCGTTGGCCGCCTCCGCCCAACCCTTCCGGGGAGGACTGAAAGAGACCAACATCATCCCCATGATGACAATCGACCTGAAGACAGCCTTCCCCacctcctcttcctcttctgCCTTCAAACCTCTGGCGGCCACTTCCAATCACGTCACGAAG GAATCGTTTGGTGGCCAGAAAAATGTTGCAGCTCCCACTACCACCGTGCCGAAACAATGGCCGACGAATAAAACGACGACAGCAGAAgcaccaccagcaccagcagcggGCCGGcgt ACCGGGTGCCGGTTGCCCGTTTCGGACGACGAACCCACGGAGGTCGTCATtcgaaaatcaaagaaaattttgggCGTGGCGATTGAAGGAGGAATCAACACCCGACATCCACTGCCTCGCATCATCACCATCGAC GGCAAAGGAACGGCGTTCGAAGCTGCGGGACTGCGAATAGGGCAGACCATCATCTCCGTGGACGGAAGGCCGATGCAAG gaTTGACTCACGAGGAAGCGGCCCGCATCATCGCCAATTCTTACGCTGACCGGAGTGTGCCTGAGTTGAAACTGCTGATGAGTCCCAGCACCTTCCGTCCCAATGCCAACTATCAACCAGAGAATTGA
- the LOC124311187 gene encoding uncharacterized protein LOC124311187 isoform X2, whose protein sequence is MSATETRNICYTAGGLREKGGPLASGRPPTLGPRESCETWCQSFCTGSAAETTTMSDEEESQELVMIAEKARSLLNRNERQVLSHCCHSYLSGRMGVHHFVDALLRLLPTPDKATFLVELRELVRDEDHDEYDYRVFTVPNRPFRSVQFQSANSLDYEQSTECLLQVERGAVAPLLSGDGATGDHHYHHHPFYHNYQLLSQGNSPNCSPDIRESIRAAKSLQAMDFDSPCDVIGTTIQPVPLAASAQPFRGGLKETNIIPMMTIDLKTAFPTSSSSSAFKPLAATSNHVTKESFGGQKNVAAPTTTVPKQWPTNKTTTAEAPPAPAAGRRTGCRLPVSDDEPTEVVIRKSKKILGVAIEGGINTRHPLPRIITIDGKGTAFEAAGLRIGQTIISVDGRPMQVFAQ, encoded by the exons GAAACATCTGTTACACGGCGGGCGGATTGCGGGAGAAAGGGGGCCCTCTAGCGAGCGGCCGGCCGCCCACACTCGGGCCCCGGGAGTCGTGCGAGACGTGGTGCCAGTCGTTTTGCACAGGATCGGCAGCGGAGACGACGACAATGTCGGACGAAGAAGAATCGCAAGAGCTGGTGATGATTGCCGAAAAGGCCCGTTCGCTGCTCAACCGCAACGAACGCCAAGTGCTGAGTCACTGCTGCCATTCGTACCTGTCCGGCCGGATGGGAGTCCACCACTTTGTCGACGCACTACTCCGCCTCCTACCCACTCCCGACAAG GCCACTTTTCTGGTCGAGTTGCGTGAATTGGTGCGTGATGAAGACCACGACGAGTACGACTACAG AGTCTTTACCGTCCCGAACCGGCCCTTCCGCTCCGTCCAGTTCCAGAGCGCTAATAGCCTGGATTATGAGCAATCGACCGAATGTCTTTTGCAGGTCGAGCGAGGAGCCGTCGCCCCGTTGTTGTCCGGCGACGGAGCGACGGGCGATCATcactatcatcatcatcccttCTATCACAACTACCAGCTACTCTCGCAGGGCAATTCACCAAACTGCTCCCCCGACATCAg AGAATCCATTCGAGCGGCAAAGTCGCTACAG GCGATGGACTTTGATTCGCCTTGCGACGTCATCGGCACGACGATCCAGCCCGTGCCGTTGGCCGCCTCCGCCCAACCCTTCCGGGGAGGACTGAAAGAGACCAACATCATCCCCATGATGACAATCGACCTGAAGACAGCCTTCCCCacctcctcttcctcttctgCCTTCAAACCTCTGGCGGCCACTTCCAATCACGTCACGAAG GAATCGTTTGGTGGCCAGAAAAATGTTGCAGCTCCCACTACCACCGTGCCGAAACAATGGCCGACGAATAAAACGACGACAGCAGAAgcaccaccagcaccagcagcggGCCGGcgt ACCGGGTGCCGGTTGCCCGTTTCGGACGACGAACCCACGGAGGTCGTCATtcgaaaatcaaagaaaattttgggCGTGGCGATTGAAGGAGGAATCAACACCCGACATCCACTGCCTCGCATCATCACCATCGAC GGCAAAGGAACGGCGTTCGAAGCTGCGGGACTGCGAATAGGGCAGACCATCATCTCCGTGGACGGAAGGCCGATGCAAG TTTTTGCACAATAG
- the LOC124311470 gene encoding ribonuclease H1-like, giving the protein MYQDFTVDRNGYVNVYIDGACPGNGNQGARGGIGVWFGNNHPLNVSEPLRRHEFIHTNPTNQVAEIKAAIRACELLRNYGARRVVIFTDSQYLIDSITDWIFTWQSNGWRTFQGQPVVHKALYQELLYLTRDFDCVEWSHVPSHYNKADSLAKIGAESY; this is encoded by the exons ATGTATCAAG ACTTCACAGTTGACCGCAATGGTTATGTAAATGTCTACATTGATGGTGCCTGCCCTGGAAATGGTAATCAGGGTGCAAGAGGTGGTATTGGTGTGTGGTTTGGAAATAACCATCCATT GAATGTAAGTGAACCATTAAGAAGACATGAATTTATTCATACAAATCCTACCAATCAGGTGGCTGAAATAAAAGCTGCCATCAGAGCATGTGAACTCTTGAGAAATTATG GTGCCCGACGTGTTGTCATCTTCACCGATTCTCAATACTTGATCGATTCAATAACCGATTGGATTTTCACATGGCAGAGTAATGGCTGGCGGACCTTCCAAGGTCAACCTGTCGTACACAAAGCATTGTATCAAGAGCTTCTTTATTTGACTCGAGATTTCGATTGTGTTGAATGG tcTCATGTTCCTTCGCACTACAACAAGGCCGACTCCTTGGCTAAAATAGGGGCTGAAAGCTATTAA